In Astyanax mexicanus isolate ESR-SI-001 chromosome 5, AstMex3_surface, whole genome shotgun sequence, a single window of DNA contains:
- the aanat1 gene encoding serotonin N-acetyltransferase, whose protein sequence is MSTLSALPFFLKPLHGLPGSPVSPGRQRRHTLPASEFRSLNTEDATSVFEIEREAFISVSGECPLHLDEVRHFLTLCPELSLGWFVEGRLVAFIIGSLWDQDRLTNDALTLHKPHGTTVHIHVLAVHRTFRQQGKGSILMWRYLQYLRCLPYVRRAVLMCEDFLVPFYQKSGFKVQGPCKITVGPLTFIEMQCPVRGHAFMRRNSGC, encoded by the exons ATGTCCACATTGAGCGCGCTGCCGTTCTTCCTGAAGCCGCTGCACGGGCTCCCGGGCTCTCCGGTGTCCCCCGGCCGCCAGCGCAGACACACACTGCCCGCCAGCGAGTTCCGCTCCCTCAACACCGAGGACGCCACCAGCGTGttcgagatagagagagagg CCTTCATCTCCGTGTCGGGAGAGTGCCCCCTGCACCTGGACGAGGTGCGCCACTTCCTCACCCTGTGTCCTGAGCTTTCTCTGGGCTGGTTTGTGGAGGGCAGGCTGGTGGCCTTCATCATTGGCTCCCTATGGGACCAGGACCGCCTGACCAAC GATGCCCTGACCCTCCACAAGCCTCACGGCACCACCGTCCACATCCACGTCCTGGCCGTCCACCGCACCTTCCGTCAGCAGGGCAAAGGCTCCATCCTGATGTGGCGGTACCTGCAGTACCTGCGCTGTCTGCCGTACGTCCGCCGGGCCGTGCTGATGTGCGAGGACTTCCTCGTGCCCTTCTACCAGAAGTCAGGCTTTAAGGTTCAGGGCCCGTGCAAGATCACCGTGGGGCCGCTGACCTTCATCGAGATGCAGTGTCCCGTACGCGGTCACGCCTTCATGCGGCGCAACAGCGGCTGCTGA
- the LOC103023085 gene encoding ADP/ATP translocase 2, with amino-acid sequence MSVSLAKDLVAVCAAAAVSETAVAPIERVKLLLQVQHASKHITADKQYKGIVDCIVRIPKEQGFLAYWRGNLANVIRYIPTQALNFAFKDRYKTFFLAGVDQHTQFWRYFAGNLAAGGAAGATSMCVVYPLDFARTRLAADIGKVKVEREFTGLSDCFVKIFKADGLGGLYKGFGVSVQGIIIYRAAYFGIYDTVKSMMPDPENIHFMFSWMIAQSVTTVAGIISYPFDTVRRRMMMQSGLKGGDAFYTGTVDCWRKIAREEGMQAFFKGTFSNILRGVGGALVLVLYDEFKKFT; translated from the exons ATGTCCGTCTCTCTGGCCAAAGACTTGGTGGCGGTCTGCGCCGCCGCCGCCGTGTCTGAGACCGCTGTGGCTCCTATCGAGCGCGtgaagctgctgctgcag GTTCAGCATGCCAGCAAACACATCACGGCTGATAAGCAGTACAAGGGCATCGTCGACTGCATCGTCCGCATTCCCAAAGAGCAGGGCTTCCTCGCTTACTGGAGAGGCAACCTGGCCAACGTCATCCGATACATCCCCACTCAGGCCCTCAACTTCGCCTTTAAGGACAGGTACAAGACGTTCTTCCTGGCTGGAGTGGACCAGCACACCCAGTTCTGGAGATATTTTGCGGGTAACCTGGCTGCAGGGGGCGCCGCAGGAGCAACTTCTATGTGTGTAGTCTACCCGCTGGACTTCGCCCGCACTCGCTTGGCTGCTGATATTGGTAAGGTGAAGGTGGAGAGGGAGTTCACTGGGTTGTCGGACTGCTTCGTCAAGATCTTCAAAGCTGATGGACTCGGGGGACTCTACAAGGGCTTCGGTGTGTCAGTGCAGGGCATCATCATCTACAGAGCTGCCTACTTCGGCATCTATGATACTGTCAAAA GTATGATGCCAGATCCAGAAAATATTCACTTCATGTTCAGCTGGATGATCGCTCAGAGTGTGACCACTGTGGCTGGAATCATATCCTACCCTTTTGACACGGTCCGACGCCGTATGATGATGCAGTCTGGACTGAAAGGAG GGGATGCATTCTACACCGGCACAGTGGACTGCTGGAGGAAGATTGCTCGTGAAGAAGGCATGCAGGCCTTTTTCAAGGGAACCTTCTCGAACATTCTGAGGGGCGTTGGAGGCGCCTTGGTGCTGGTTTTGTACGACGAATTCAAGAAATTCACCTGA